Within Marinomonas mediterranea MMB-1, the genomic segment ACTCAGCATTAAAATCAAAAATATCATATTGCGAAAAATGCAAAGAAAAATCATTTAAAAACGAAGCATGTATATCTTGTATAAAAAACAAAGAGAGAAAATTTAATTTGAAAAATGAAATAAAGAAAGAAATAAAGTTGATCCTAGAAAACAAAAACAAAACCCCTGAACAAAAAAAGAATCTCCCAACAACTCTTTCAATAATCCTAAGCATAATAAAGAGCCCCAAATTATTCGGCATAAAAAAAATCATTAAACTAATAGAGAATAGATATCCTGATAATACTTCTCTATTCTTAATTCATTACTTAGTCGCAGTAGTAGTTATACATCGGCAAAAAAATATTTTCAGCTTAGCGGATATTGTGGACTATCTTTGCTGCAATATTGATGAGTATTTAGAAAAAAAACAATCTATTGCCGGAAAATCTGGTTATATAAGAGACATACTAATTACTGAAAATATAATTATTGAAACTAAAAAAACTAAATTCTATAGTTTGTCTACTGAATTCGAAAATGAGCTTTACTATTCGTAAAGCTCATTTTTTTTACTTAGCGGTCTTCAAATCCGTCCACATACGAACAAGTGATCGTTCGATTTTCATCGGACGAAGTTCTTGAGCGTACATGTTGCTCTTCACTTCTTCAGAAGGGTAGATGCCCGCATTGTTGGTAATCTCTTCATCTTGATATTGGCTCGCTTCCGTATTTGGATTTGCATACGCCACATAGTTTGAGATATCAGCAATGACTTTCGGCTCTAACAAGTAGTTGATAAATTTGTAAGCCGCTTCTTTGTTTTTCGCACCTTTAGGAATGGCCAACATATCAAACCAGATTTGCGTGCCTTCTTTCGGGATGCTGTATTCGATATTCACACCATTTTCAGCTTCTGATGCACGATCTTGTGCTTGAATCACATCACCTGACCAACCGATAGCCACACAGATTTCACCGTTTGCAAGTGCGCTGATGTATTGAGAAGAGTGGAACTGGCGCACATATGGACGAACGCTTTTCAGAACTTTCGCCGCTTCGCTGTCCGTCGAGTAATCTTTGCGATCATGACTGTTTGGATTTTTACCTACGTAGTTTAGTGCAAGTGGGTAAAGTTCATCGGGAGAATCAAGGAACATGACGCCACAAGATTGTAGCTTTTTCATGTTTTCTGCTTTAAATACAAGATCCCAGCTGTCTACAGGTGCATCGTCACCTAACACTTCTTTCACTTTATCGACGTTGTAACCAATACCCGTTGAGCCCCACATGTAAGGCACGCCATGCTCATTACCCGGATCAGCCGTTTCTAGCACTGACAAAAGCTTTTTATCAATGTATTTCAGATTTGGCAGTTTCGACTTATCCAATTTCGCAAAAATGCTGGCTTTAATTTGACGAGCAAGAAAGTTATCACTCGGAACCACAAGGTCATAACCAGACGAGCCAGCTAACAACTTGGCTTCAAGTACTTCGTTACTGTCGAAGACGTCTTGGATCACATTGATACCAGTGCGTTCCTCAAAGTTAGGAATCGTGTCTTCAGCAATATAATCAGACCAGTTGTAGAACTTAAGATCTTCTGCATGGGCTGTCACTGCACCCATAGACAAAGCACATACTGCGCCAGCCACAGGCAAAAGACGGTTCAAGCCTTTAACGTGTTTGTTCATGATTGTGGTTCCTATTGGATAGTTATATGTAGGGAGCCGAACTTCTATTGAAGAAACTCCCATTATTATGAAAACTTAAGAAAAATGCACTCTCTCAATGAATAAATACACCGAGAGAGATTGCAGAAAACAAATATGTTTAGCGAGGCCTTAGCGTGACTACGGGCATACTAAATAGCGCTGCTTTCACCCTCTACACATTCAGTAATAAGTGCTCTCGCTCCCAAGAACTAATAACACGGTTGAAGGTTTCAAACTCACTGTGTTTTACCCCAACATACGCCTCAACAAAGGCGCGCCCCATGATATTACAGATCGGCTCACAAGCATCGAGTAAACGCAGTCCTTCTTCAAGAGTACGTGCAATTTCAACGTTTTGGTGGTCTGGTGGCGCGTCTGTACTGTCGTACGGCGCCGTTGGTTCAAGCTCTTCTGTAAGGCCAAGATAACCACACGCCAATGTCGCCGCGATCGCTAAATATGGATTACAGTCAGCTCCTGGGAAACGGTTTTCGATACGCGTCGCTTCCGGCGATGCTTTTGGCACACGTAAACCAACCGTACGATTGTCAATGCCCCATTCCATGTTGATCGGAGCCGCCATTTCAGGCGCAAAGCGTCGATAAGAGTTTACATTTGGCGCAAAAAAGCTGATCGCATTTGGGGTGTATTTTTGCAACCCACCAAGATAATGATAAAACCGCTGACTTGGCTTCCCATTGTCGTCAAATACGTTTTCACCCGTTGTGCTGTTCAACAGACTTTGGTGGATGTGCATCGCACTGCCAGGTTCATTCTGCATGGGTTTCGCCATAAAGGTCGCATGCACACCGTGCTTTATCGCCGCTTCTCGCAAGGTTCGTTTAAACACAAAAACTTGATCGGCAAGATCCAAAGGGTCACCGTGTAAGAAGTTGATCTCCATCTGAGCCGCACCGGACTCATGGATCAAGGTATCGACATCAAGACCTTGGGCCTCGCAATAACTGTACATAGTATCGATAAACGGATTGAACTCGTTTACCGCATCAATACTGTAAGAACGGCGCGCGCTTTCAGGCTTACCTGAGCGACCAGCAGCAGGCTTCAGTTCGTTATCTGGGTCTGCATTTTTCTGAATGAGATAGAACTCGACTTCCGGAGCGATAACCGGCTTAAGCCCTTTTTCTTCATACAGCTTCAAGATATTACGCAAAATCGTTCGGCTGGAAAGACGGTGTAGTTCACCATCGGTATCATAACAATCGTTGATAACCTGAGCAGTCGGTTCGTCAGCCCAAGGCACGAGGCGAAGCGTATTTGGGTCAGGGACTAACACCATGTCGCGGTCTCTAGGATCGACAATGTCGTAGTGATTATAGGCCCAATCACCTGTGACACTTTGGACTAAAATCGTTTCAGGAATACGCCCCCCTTTTTCAGCGAGGAACTTGTAAGTTGGATAAAACTTACCTCGTGCGTTTCCTGTCATGTCTGCCAATGTGGATTCCACTTCCGTAATCGCGTGCTCTTTTAAAAAAGCCTCTAGCGCTTTCATACTTCACCTTTCATGCTAATTTTCATGCATATTTCTATTGCGATATGAATATTTTTGGTTATGCTTTGCACTAAACCGAATAATACTTCGGTTTTAAACATATTTCAGTTTGATTAAAAAATCAACGCGCATGACGTAAAAAATACTCGATTAAGCGTATTTGGCCGAAACAAACAGGAACTTAGCAGTGCGAACAAATAAAGCCCCTCTTCCTCATCAAGCATCTTACTACGCGGCAACCGCAAAAATGATGCGCGATTATCCACAATTAAAAGGTGAACTGGAAACAGATATCTGTATTGTTGGCGGCGGCTTTACCGGAACATCGGCCGCATTGCACCTTGCCGAGGCTGGCTTTAAGGTTTGCTTACTTGAAGCGAACAAAATCGGTTGGGGCGCGTCTGGCCGAAATGGCGGGCAGCTCTGTCAGGGCCATAATATGGATCATGAGGAGCTAACCGAAGCAGTTGGAAGGCACCACGCAGATGCACTGTGGCAGGCCTCTGTCGACTCCGTT encodes:
- a CDS encoding polyamine ABC transporter substrate-binding protein; its protein translation is MNKHVKGLNRLLPVAGAVCALSMGAVTAHAEDLKFYNWSDYIAEDTIPNFEERTGINVIQDVFDSNEVLEAKLLAGSSGYDLVVPSDNFLARQIKASIFAKLDKSKLPNLKYIDKKLLSVLETADPGNEHGVPYMWGSTGIGYNVDKVKEVLGDDAPVDSWDLVFKAENMKKLQSCGVMFLDSPDELYPLALNYVGKNPNSHDRKDYSTDSEAAKVLKSVRPYVRQFHSSQYISALANGEICVAIGWSGDVIQAQDRASEAENGVNIEYSIPKEGTQIWFDMLAIPKGAKNKEAAYKFINYLLEPKVIADISNYVAYANPNTEASQYQDEEITNNAGIYPSEEVKSNMYAQELRPMKIERSLVRMWTDLKTAK
- a CDS encoding glutamine synthetase family protein, yielding MKALEAFLKEHAITEVESTLADMTGNARGKFYPTYKFLAEKGGRIPETILVQSVTGDWAYNHYDIVDPRDRDMVLVPDPNTLRLVPWADEPTAQVINDCYDTDGELHRLSSRTILRNILKLYEEKGLKPVIAPEVEFYLIQKNADPDNELKPAAGRSGKPESARRSYSIDAVNEFNPFIDTMYSYCEAQGLDVDTLIHESGAAQMEINFLHGDPLDLADQVFVFKRTLREAAIKHGVHATFMAKPMQNEPGSAMHIHQSLLNSTTGENVFDDNGKPSQRFYHYLGGLQKYTPNAISFFAPNVNSYRRFAPEMAAPINMEWGIDNRTVGLRVPKASPEATRIENRFPGADCNPYLAIAATLACGYLGLTEELEPTAPYDSTDAPPDHQNVEIARTLEEGLRLLDACEPICNIMGRAFVEAYVGVKHSEFETFNRVISSWEREHLLLNV